One genomic segment of Panicum virgatum strain AP13 chromosome 2N, P.virgatum_v5, whole genome shotgun sequence includes these proteins:
- the LOC120659055 gene encoding inner centromere protein-like, translating into MCANYAFDPTPRQIRIGLLTPPPLCDFEQWIDTEIKEEDKRYMEMCKKWEAERVERVEKRRQEEVAEMERQEEQQRRLAAERWEDRERKLEHVRRAKAAMEENPDALRKGKWPRCM; encoded by the exons ATGTGTGCCAACTATGCCTTCGATCCAACACCTCGTCAGATCCGCATTGGGTTGCTG ACCCCTCCCCCGCTCTGTGACTTTGAGCAGTGGATTGACACTGAGATCAAGGAGGAGGACAAGAGGTATATGGAGATGTGCAAGAAGTGGGAAGCAGAGCGGGTGGAGAGGGTGGAGAAGAGACGCCAGGAGGAGGTAGCAGAAATGGAGCGGCAAGAAGAACAGCAAAGGAGGCTGGCAGCTGAGCGTTGGGAGGATAGGGAGCGGAAGCTTGAGCATGTTCGCCGTGCCAAAGCGGCAATGGAGGAGAATCCAGATGCC